Part of the Erwinia amylovora genome is shown below.
AATGCCGAACGGTTTAACGACTGGCAGCCGGACTTCACGCCGGACAATGCGCGTCAGGCGATCCTCGCTTTTAAAGGCGATGTGTATACCGGCCTGCAGGCTGAAACCTTCAGTGAGGATGATTTCACATTTGCCCAGCAGCATTTGCGTATGCTGTCCGGCCTGTACGGGCTGCTGCGCCCGCTTGATTTAATGCAGGCTTATCGCCTGGAAATGGGAATTAAGCTGGCGAACCCGGCGGGCAAAGATCTCTACAGTTTCTGGGGCGACAAACTGACCGGCGCACTGAATGAGGCGCTGGCGCAACAGGGTGATAACCTGCTGATCAACCTCGCTTCTGATGAATATTTCAAGTCGGTAAAACCGAAGCAGCTCGGCGGCGATGTGATTAAGCCGGTATTTCTTGATGAAAAAAACGGCAAATTTAAGGTTATCAGCTTTTACGCTAAAAAAGCGCGCGGC
Proteins encoded:
- the yaaA gene encoding peroxide stress protein YaaA, with protein sequence MLMVISPAKTLDFTSPLATKRFTQPELLAESQKLINVARQLSPADIASLMHISDKLALLNAERFNDWQPDFTPDNARQAILAFKGDVYTGLQAETFSEDDFTFAQQHLRMLSGLYGLLRPLDLMQAYRLEMGIKLANPAGKDLYSFWGDKLTGALNEALAQQGDNLLINLASDEYFKSVKPKQLGGDVIKPVFLDEKNGKFKVISFYAKKARGLMCRYIIQHRLTKVEQLKQFDVDGYAFAADASAGNELVFKRREMA